From a region of the Apteryx mantelli isolate bAptMan1 chromosome 20, bAptMan1.hap1, whole genome shotgun sequence genome:
- the LOC136993835 gene encoding olfactory receptor 6C3-like encodes LHYAAIMKQQLCTHLVVAAWILGFTLSSYHLVLFSKLTFCGPNKIQHFFCDNSPLFKLSCSDTSLLWKADSIFISFVVLGSLCLILVSYMCIFHCILHMPSASGRKKAFATCSSHLTALAIAYGSCIVLYAQPTEEVSLETNTVVALLNTV; translated from the coding sequence ttgcattatgctgccatcatgaagcagcagctctgcacccacctggttgttgctgcatggatcctaggcttcacactctcgagttaccacCTGGTTCTgttctcaaagctgactttctgtggccccaacaagatccagcattttttctgtgacaactcccccttattcaaactgtcctgctctgacaccagcctgctttggaaagcagactccattttcatatcatttgtagtgctgggttccttatgtttaattctggtgtcctacatgtgcatcttccactgtattctgcacatgccatcagcatctgggaggaagaaagcttttgctacatgttcttcccatctcactgccttagccatcgcatatggaagctgcattgttctctatgcacagcccacagaagaggtttccttggagaccaacacagttgtagctttgctgaacactgtc